The window TGTTATTCTGACCATGATTGACCTATTTGGCCCCACGCCCATTAATTCGGCACCTGTGGTAGTAGTCTGCTATGAGCACTGAATGAGAAGCCGTACTACTCGTCCGGTTCTCCGAGAGATACCGACTTAGTGAATGCACACACCATAGCATATTGGTTGAGTCGGTCTGTAACCCTGATCTCCTTCCGTTGCTCATCATATTCAACGAGGCCGGCTGAAGCGAGCCTAGGCAGATGCCGTTGAATCAGCCCGTTGTAGGCCGATTCGTACTCATCTGCTCCGATTCGATGAGGGGGTGTGCCGGTTTCAACAGCGCGGATTACTCGCGCGACATGTCGAACCTCGACATCGACACCTGAGTCAAACATCGAGAGGTACTCAACAACCAGAAACCGCCTTTGATTCCCCAGGAGGGCGTGAACCTCGGCAGGTTTGTATCCCTCAGTGACGCTCATACTATACCACCGGAGCCTGACTGTCTGCTCTCATGACCGGTAGCGGTACAGCCGTTGAACTTTTGCGGATCGTCGTCGTCAGAGTACATGCTGTCTCACCAGACAGCGCGGGTGCGGTGTCTCAGCACCGGACCCACTTTTGTGGGCCACCGCGCCTTGAACTCTCTAGTGACGGAAACCACTTAACCGCAGGCAATTCGTCGTTTGGCGTTATGTCTCGGTATAGTCCGGCCGCTTCGCGTAATCGATGGGATCACGCTCGCCGAGATTTTGGAACGCCTGAAGGCGGAACGCACACGCGTCGCAGGTACCGCAAGCCGGTTCTTCCTCCCGGTAGCAGCTCCACGTGTGTTCGTAGGGGACGTCGAGTTCGAGCCCTCGTTCGGCGATGTCGGTCTTCGACCACTCGTCGAACGGAGCTTCGATACTGATCTCCGTCTCGGGTTTCGTGCCGACGTCAACGACCTGCTGGAACGCCTCGAAGAACTCGGGGCGGCAGTCAGGATATCCCGAGAAGTCCTCGGTATGGGCGCCGATGAACACCGCATCGCACTCCTTGGCTTCCGCGTACGAGGTCGCCATGGAGAGGAGGTTGGCGTTCCGGAACGGAACGTAGGAGGACGGAATCTCGTCGCCTTCCAAATCCGCGTCTTCGACCTCCATCTCGTCGTCGGTGAGACTCGAGGATCCAATCTTCGAGAGGTGATCCGTCGTGAGGTGGAGGAAGTCCGCGGCGTCGAAGGCTTCGGCCTGCGCCTTCGCGCATTCCAACTCCTTGCTCTCGGTCTGCTGGCCGTACGACGTGTGGAGCAGGTATAGGTCGTAGCCGGCGTCCTGAGCGACTGCGGCAGCAGTTGCGCTGTCCATCCCACCCGACGCCAGGACGACCGCCCGCGGACGGCTCATAGGTCTTCCTCCCGGACAATCGCGTCGCGGAACTGTTCTCGTTCCTCCTCAGTCAGATCTCCGACGGAGGCCCTCGTGGTGGTCGTACTTTCCGTCTCTACGCCGCGCATCGCCTCGCAGAGGTGTGTCGCGTTGACCTCGACGAGTACCGCGGGAGCATCTATCTCATCGGCGAGTCCAGAGGCGATGTCGTTCGTCAGCCGTTCCTGCATCGTTAGCTGTCGTGTCTGCCAGCGG is drawn from Salarchaeum sp. JOR-1 and contains these coding sequences:
- the queC gene encoding 7-cyano-7-deazaguanine synthase QueC — protein: MSRPRAVVLASGGMDSATAAAVAQDAGYDLYLLHTSYGQQTESKELECAKAQAEAFDAADFLHLTTDHLSKIGSSSLTDDEMEVEDADLEGDEIPSSYVPFRNANLLSMATSYAEAKECDAVFIGAHTEDFSGYPDCRPEFFEAFQQVVDVGTKPETEISIEAPFDEWSKTDIAERGLELDVPYEHTWSCYREEEPACGTCDACAFRLQAFQNLGERDPIDYAKRPDYTET